The DNA sequence ACAGGTCCCCGAGACGGGCGACGACGATCTCGTCGTCGACCTCGACGTAGTCGTGCACGAGCACGTTGCGGAAGCCGACCGCCCGCGCGACCCGCTGTGCGACCTCGTCGTCGACGAAGCCGTGCCTGCCGAGCAGCCGCAGCGCATCGGCGTTCGTCGCGGGCGGGCCCCACCCCTCGGACGAGCAGACGTGCTGGGCGACGTCGACGCAGCCCTCGATCGCCGTCACGAACAGGTACTTGACCCCGCTGAGCCACAGCCGGTCGGCCCGCCGGTCCCGGTCCGCGGCCGCCTCCGCCCGCAGCACCGCCAGGTCATCGGTGACCGACCGGAGCAGCCGGGCCACCCGCGCCTCATCCACCATGGGCGCTCCGCACGTTCTCCAGGAACTCCCGGTGGGCGCGGGTGATCCGCGGCAGCTCGTCGGCGTAGATCTTGCGGGTGGTCGCGACCCAGCGCACCCGGGCGGGCGGGTCGTCGTCGAACAGGAGCTCGCCGTGCATCGCGACCCGGCCCGCCAGCTCCAGCGGCGCCGAGTTCAGCACCAGCAGGTCGACGCCGGAGGGCAGGTCCAGGTCGAACGCGGCCGGGGGCGCGACCGCCCACCAGGCCGCGACGTCGAGGTCCGAGGACTCCCGCGCCCGGCCGCCCACCGCCCGGCTGCCGTGGACGAACCCGAACCGCGCACCGCGGGAGCGCAGCACGGCTGCGGCCTCCGCGCGCAGGGCCGGTTCGTCCATGTCGCCAGTCTGGCACGGTCGGTGACCCGGACGATCCACACCGCTCACCCGCCGCGCCCGCCCGCCTCCCGGCTCCCGCACCGTGCGCGGCTACGCTCGCGCACGACTCCACCCGGACCCGGGCGGACCGGCAGCGCCGCCGCCCGGGACCCCAGCGCCCCCGCGACGACAGAGGCAGCTCCTGCGATGACCACGACGGACCAGCGAGGTCAGGTGTCCCCCACCACCCCGGCCACGACCAGCGGCGAGACGCTGCTGCAGCGGGTGGTCCTGCCCCGGCCCGCCGACCCCACCGCCGTCCGCGCGCTCTACCTCGACGAGCGCCCCGGCACCACGCTCACCCCGGTCGAGCCGCTCGCCGAGGAGCGGGCGCGGCCGCTCTCGCTGACCGTGTCGACCATCGGCGGCCGCCGCACCCGCATCCTCGACCGCACCGGCGCCACCGTCCTGGCGGCCACCGAGGTCTCCTTCGGCGCCTACTTCAACGCCTTCGCCGCGGGCTACTGGCGGGCCTGGTCGACGCTCACCAGCATCGAGCTGCGGCTGGACCTGGAGGGCTCGGGCCGCGTCGACGTGTACCGGACCAAGGCCGACGGGTCGCAGATCGTCGTCGCGGGCGAGGTCGTCGAGGGCCGTCGCCGGGTCACCCTCGAGCTGGACCTGCGCCCCTTCGAGGACGGCGGCTGGTACTGGTTCGACCTGTCCACCGACGACGCGGACCTCACCCTGCACGGCGGCGGCTGGCACGCCCCGCACGACGCGCCGGGGCGCGCGGCCGTCGTCGTCGGGATGCCGACGTTCAACCGGCCCGCCGACTGCGTCGCCACCCTCACCGCGCTCGGCTCCGACCCGCAGGTCCGGGACGTGATCACCGCGGTGATCCTGCCGGACCAGGGCACCCGCAAGGTCCGCGACGAGGCCGGCTACGAGCAGGCCGCGGCCGCGCTCGGGGACCGGCTGCGGATCATCGACCAGCCCAACCTGGGCGGCTCCGGCGGCTACGCCCGGATCATGTACGAGGTCCTGCACGGCACCGGCCCGCACGCGGGCGGGATCGACTGCGAGCAGATCCTCTACATGGACGACGACATCCTGCTGGAGCCCGAGTCGGTGCTGCGCGCGGTCGCGTTCAGCCGGTTCGCCCGCGAGCCGATGCTCGTCGGCGGGCAGATGCTGTCGCTGCAGGCGCGCTCGCAGCTGTCCACGATGGGCGAGGTCGTCGACCGCAACCAGTTCCTGTGGCGCCCTGCCCCGGAGACCGAGGCCCACCACGACCTCGCCGCCCGCACCCTGCGCCAGACCCGCTGGCTGCACCGCCGCGTCGACGTCGACTACAACGCCTGGTGGATGTGCCTGATCCCGCGCCGCGCCGCGGAGCAGCTGGGCCTGCCGCTGCCGCTGTTCATCAAGTGGGACGACGCCGAGTACGGCCTGCGCGCCCGCGCCGCCGGCTTCCGCACCGCGACCGTCCCGGGCGTCGCGATCTGGCACATGTCCTTCATCGAGAAGGACGACTCCTCGGACTGGCAGGCCTACTTCCACTACCGCAACCGGCTCGTCGCCGCGGCCCTGCACGGCCCCGACGACCCGCGCGCGATGCTGAAGGAGACCTTCAAGCGCACCCTGCGCCACCTGATGCTCATGGAGTACTCGGCGGTCGCGCTGCAGATCAAGGGCTTCACCGACTTCCTCGCGGGCCCCGAGGCGCTGTTCCCGAAGCTGCCCGTGGTGCTCGACGAGATCAGGGCCCTGCGGGCGCAGTACGACGACGGCCGCCCGCTCGAGTCCGCCACCGAGGTGCCGCCGGCCGAGCTCGACGCGCTCGGCGCGCAGCTGTTCCCGAAGCCCCCGGTGGGCCGGGCGAAGGCCGCGGTCGGTCTCGCCCGCGGGGTGCTGCGCAACCTGCGCACCCCGGACCCGGCGCTGCGCGAGCGCCCGCAGCGCAACGTGCCGTGGCGCAACGCCCAGTGGTTCGTGTTGGCCGGCCTGGACTCCGCGACGGTGTCCACACCGGACGGCCGCGGGGTCACCTTCCGCCGTCGTGACCCGGCGATGTTCAAGGAGATGGTCGCGGAGTCGTTCCGGCTGCACCGCGCCGTCGCCGCGGACTGGGACGGCCTGCGTGCCCGTTACCGGGCGGCGGCGCCCGTGCTGACCGGCAAGGACGGTTGGAAGCAGATCTTCGAGTGAGCCCCGCCCGCCGGGGGCCGCTGCTGCTCCTGCTCGGCGTCGTCACCTGCCTGCTCGGCCTCGCCGCCGCGCTCGCCCCGGTCGACGCCGAGGACCCGGTCGTCACCTGGCCCCGGGCCGGCCAGGCGCCGACGAGCACGGTGCTGCCGCTCGCGCCGTACCGGCCGCTGGAGTTCTCCGCGACCGTCCCGTGCGCCGCGGCGGCCGCTCTCGGCGAGGGCGACGTGCTGCGGACGATGCCCGCCGCGCAGGAGAACCCGGTGACCGCGCCGGGCTTCGTCGCGAGCGTGTCAGGCGGGACGCTCACGCTGCGCACCGGCGACCGGGTGCTCGCCACCGCACCCGCCGCGTCGGGCTGTGTGTTCGAGGTGACCTCCGCCGACGGCGGCACCGTCCTCGCCCGCGACGGGGCGGTCCTCGCCGAGCGCCTCGACATCGCGACGCCGCAGGTCTCCGAGCTCGCCACCGACCTCACCGGGCCCGCCGCGGCCGGGCTCGCGGTCACCCTGCACACCGATGCGCGCTACGCGTCGTCGCCGTCGCCGCTGAAGGTGGCGCTGCTGGTCGCGCACCTGCTCGCCCTGGCCGCCACCCTCGCCGTCGCCGTGCGGACCTGGACCGGCACCCGCCGGGTGTTCGACGCGCCGGTCCGCCCGGGGGTCGCCGACCTCGTCGTGCTCGTCGTGAGCTGCGCCTGGGCGGTGCTCGGGCCGCTCAACATCGACGACTCCTGGTACGCACTGATGGCCCGCCAGGGTGCCGACACCGGGACGATCGGCAACGCGATCTACCAGCTCGACGTCACCGAGGCACCGTTCACGACCAGCCAGTACCTGCTGCAGTGGTGGGGGTCGCTGGTCGGCTGGGGCCTCGGGCCGCTGCGCGTGGTGCCGGTCGTGCTGGGCCTGCTGACCTGGGTGCTGCTGCGGTACACCCTCGCCGCGCTCGCGGGTCGGGCCGGGGTCCGGCCCGGGGTGGTCGCCGCGCTCGCCGTCGCGCACCTGGCCTGGTTCCTGCCCTACGGCATCTCCCTGCGCCCCGAGCCCGCCGGGACCGTGGCCGCCGCCGGGGTGGTGCTGCTCGTCGTCGCCGCCCGCCGCACCGGGGCGGTCGGACTGCTGGCGCCGGCCGTCGTCGTCGCGGTGGTGGGGGTGACGACCGCGCCGACCGCGCTGGTCGCCGCGATGCCGTTGCTGCTCGCGCTGCCGCTGGTGTGGTGGCACCTCGTGCACGCGCGGTGGGCGACCCGGCTCGCGACGGCCGCCGTCGCGTTCGCCGCCGCGAGCGCCGTCGTACCGCTCGGGCTGGCCGACCAGACCCTCGCCGACGTGCGCGAGTCCGTCGCCGTGCACCGCTGGTACTACTTCCAGTACCAGTGGTACTCCGAGTTCGTCCACTACGCGAACCTGCTCGGCCCCGACGACCAGGGCACCTGGGGGCGACGCCTGCCGGTCCTGCTGACCGTCGCCGTCCTCGCGCTTGGCGCGGTGCGGCTCGCGACGCGGCGCGGCACCGGCGGCCCGCTCGGCCGGGCACTCGGGTTCGCGCTCGCGGCGACCGCGCTCGGCCTCGTCGCCGTCGCGGTCAGCCCGACCAAGTGGGTGAACCACTTCGGTGCCGTCGCCGCACCCGCGACGCTGCTGCTCGGCATCGCGCTCGCCCGCGGCCCGCTGCCGCGCCACGCCCCGGTCCGGCTCGTCGCGGTGGGGACGGCCGTGCTCGGCGTCGTCGCCGCGGTGGTCTACGCCGGGCCGAACCTGTGGCGCCCGTTCTCCGACTGGGGCCAGCCCTTCGGCAACCACTCGGTCCTCGACGCGCCGATCCACCAGCAGGTCCTCGCCCCGCACCTCGGGCCGCTGTACCTGCGCAGTCAGCTGCTGTGGCTGCTCGTCGCCGCCGCCGCGCTGTGGTGGGCCCAGCGACGGGGGCGGACTCCCCGGCCGGACCGGGCGGTGCTGCGCGTCGCCACGGCGGGTGGCGTCGCGCTGATGCTCGTCGTGTTCGGCGTGGCTCCGGTGCAGCAGGCCCCCGGCGCGTCGGTGGCCTCGATGAACCTGGCCATGCTGACCGGCGACGGCTGCGGGCTGGCCGACGCGCTGACCGTCACCGTCCCCGGCGACGCGACGCCCCCGCCCCCGAGCACGCCGCCCCGCCTCACCGGGGTGATGCGGGAGGGCCCCCCGCCCGACCGCCCGTCGATCCCCGGCCCCGTCTGGCACACTGAGGACGCCGGCACCGGCACCCTCGACGCCGGCTGGTTCGCCGTCCCGGCCGGGACCACGCGGCTGCTCCTACCGCTGACCGGGGACCTGCGGAGCGACCAGAGCGTCCGGATCGACACCGGCGCGGGCGCGGTCACGGTCGACCTGCCCGGGGTGAAGCTCGGCGACTGGCGGGACGTGGCGGTCGCCCTGCCCGGCCCGGCCGACCGGGTCCGGCTCGTCGTCGACGACCGGACGGTCGGCCCGGACACCTGGCTCGCCGTCGGCGCCCCGCTGCCCGCCCGCGAGCTGCCCGCCCGCACGGTGCTCGGCGACGCCCCGGTGTTCGCCGACCAGGCCTCGGCGGTGCTGTGGCCCTGCCAGGACCAGATCGCGGTACGCCACGGCATCGCGCAGGCCCCGCAGTGGCGGCTGCGCACCGGCGACAATCTGGAGGGCGCGACCGAGTCCACCGCGTTCTTCCCGGCGAACGGCGGGACGCTCGCCGGCATCGACCGCACCGCGACCTTCGACGAGATGCCCTCGCGGCTCGACCCGCCGGCCGGGCGCGCCATGTTCGCGCCGGCGCACGTCGAACGGGTGCGCTACGAGCACCCGACCGACGGCTACGACCTCACCGTGGGCACCCAGCGGCGGTGGGGGTGGGAGCGGCTGCCGACCCTGGCCACCCGCGACTACACCGGCCGGGACTTCCTGGGCTGAGCGGCGCACGCCCGTCCGTCGTCGGTGTCCACACCCGTTCTCCGGCGTCCACACCGGTCACGACCGTGTGGACGCCCGGGGAGGGGTGTGGATGCCGCGGAGCCGGGCCGGCTCAGCCCGCGTCGTAGAGCCGGGCCCAGGTCTCCCGCGAGGTGAGCCGCGGCTCGGCGGCCTTCCACTCCCTGGCGGCCTGCGGGCCCTCGTTCCAGAGCCGGCGCACCGTCTGCACCCCGCGCGTGGTGAGTTCGCGCAGCCGCTCCCGGTCGCGGGTCCGGATCCGGACACCGGTCTCGGCCATGTCGGTGACGATCGCGCGCTCGAACAGCGACACGTGCCACCAGTGCGCCTCACCGGCCGGGACCATCCCGGAGCGGAACGGCACCCGCCCGGTGGCCTGCAGCACGGCGCGCTTCACCCAGGTCCGCACGACCTTCGACGGCTTGTGCCCGGCCAGGTGCACGACGGACTCGCGCACGTCGAGCCCGGCCTGGGCCAGCGGCACCGCCGTCGTCTCGGGGTAGGCGGCCCGAATCCGGCGGATCTCCGCCGCCGCGGCGGCGGAGCCGTCGTCGAGCACCGAGGGGCCGCGCAGGAAGTCGTCGACGGCGGTCAGCAGCGTCGCCGCCAGCCCGTACTGCATCGCGACCAGGTACTGGGCCAGCAGCTCGACGATCGTCGTGGTCACCGTGCGCCGGTCGAAGCCGGTGCGCAGGGCGGCGGTGATCAGGCCGTTGCGCTGGTTGAAGTAGCGGTGCCACTCGTCCCAGTCCTTCCAGCCGAAGTCGGCGTGCCACACGGCGGCACCGGGCAGCGACACCGTGGCGAAGCCGCGCTCGCGGGCGCGGTAGCCGAACTCGACGTCGTCCCACTGGAAGAACAGCGGCAGCGGGTATCCGATGGCCCGCACGACCGGCGCGGGGATCAGGCAGGACCACCAGCCGTTGTACTCGGTGTCGACCCGCTGCTCCTGCACGATCGGCAGCAGCCGCTCGTCGCGGCCGAGGAGGAAGCCCTCCTCCAGGGCGCCGGGGACGGGCATGCCCACCCGCAGCTTCTCGGGCACGGCGTACTCGGCGGTGATGTGGACGTGCCCCGGGTGGAGCAGGTTCAGCATCTGCCCGCCGACGATCGTCGGCGCGGTGGTGCAGGCGGCGAACCCGGTCAGCCGGACGACGATCTCCGGGTCGAGCAGCACGTCGTCGTCCATGAGCAGGACGTCGTGGTCGTCGGCCGGGTCGCCGGCGGTCGCCTCGTAGAGCCCGCGGGTGAAGCCGCCCGCGCCGCCCAGGTTGGGCTGGCGCTGGTAGGCGAGCCGGTCGCCGAACGCCGCGGCCAGCGGCGCGAACCGGTCGCGCGACTCCAGCGGGTCGCTGCCCTGGTCGACCACCCGGACGGTCGCCACGCGGGCCAGCGCGGCCGGGTCGTCGAGCAGCGCCTGCAGCGTGTTCAGGCAGTCCTCGACGCGGTTGTGGGTGCAGATCGTGATCGAGGTGGGTCGCGGCGGGCGGGGCACCGCGACCGTCCACTCGACGTCGGACACGGTCAGTGTGCCGGTGTCGGTCGCGAACTCCAGCCAGAGCCCGCCGCCGTCGACGAAGCGGTCGATCGCCCCGGTCAGCTCGACGACGCCGCCGCCGTCGACGCCGGTGGTGGCGACGGCGCGGGCGACCTTGTTCGTGTCCGAGGCCATCAGCCACACCCGGCCGCGACCCGCGGCGCGCAGGGACACCCGCACCTCGGGTACCGCGGTCCAGCGCTGCCAGTAGGTGGCGTGCAGCCGTCCCCAGTAGGTGTTGGTGGTGACGTGGGTGGCCGGGACCAGCTCGATCAGGCTCCGCTCGCGGCGGGCGGCGCCGCGCAGGACCTCGGCGTAGAGGTCCTCGGGCACCAGGTGCGTCGGCCCGGTGAAGGGGCCACGCTGCACGACCAGCCGTCCGGGGCGGGCCCCACCGGCGGTGTCGTCGGCCGGGGCGGGCTCGCCCCCGCGGAGGGGCCGGGCGGTGTCCAGCATGGCTCTCGCTCTCGCCTCACATCTCGGATCGGACAGGACGAAGTCTGCCGGGGCCTCAGTTCGGCAGTGGCGTCGGGTCCGGCGAGGGTGCCCCGGCCTGCCCGACCTGCTGCCAGCCCCACAGGGTCCGCTCGCCGTCCTGCACCGGGGCGGGGACCGCCCGCGGGTCGTAGGGCTCGACGAGCCGGATCTGGCCCCAGTCGAAGTCCCATGCGCCGGGCAGGTAGGTCGGGACGTAGCGCTGGGCGGCGGTCCGGACCAGCCAGCCCTGCGGGCCGCCGAACCGGCTGCGGCCCCACTCGTCGGCGACGGTGCGCTGCTGCGGGTCGGCGAGCATCCGGAACACCGGCACGTCGGCGATGCCCCGGTGCACGCCGAAGCGCGTCACACAGGGATGCACGAACGACGTCGCCCAGTCCAGGTACGCGGTGCCGCGGGCGGCGATCGTCGTCAGCGGGGTCAGCCGGGGCACCCGGGGCTGCGCGACGGCGACCCACGCCCCGGTGCCGATGCCGCGGTCGGACACGATCACCCGCACCCGGTCGGCGTCGGCGGCCGGCCGGCCCGCGAGGTCGACGCGCAGGTCCCGCCACGCCTGGCCGCCGGAGGCGCCGCCGGAGTAGTCCGAGGTGCTGCTGACGGCCCCGCCGGGCTCGATCTCGTCGACGACGGCGCCGTCCCGGGCGAACTGCAGGGTCACGGTGTTGCCGCCGCCGATCGTCCCGGCGACGCCGAGGACCAGCGGTGCGGAGCCGTTGCGGGCCGCGGCGGGCAGCGTGTGCCACGCCGAGCGGTAGTCGCCGACGTTCTCCGGGGCCGGCGACCAGCTGCCCATGACCGGTCCGCCCAGCGGGCCGGTGCCGGTGACGCCGGGGCGGTCGTCGCCGTCGCCGGTGTTGTCGCGCAGTGATCCCGGTCCGGTCGGCGGCAGGCCCTCGGGCGTGAAGCCCTCGGCCAGCGGGCCCGGGTCCGCGACGCCCGCCGGTTCCGGCGCGGTCGGCAGCACGTTCGCGGCCGGGTCGGTCTCCACCTGGATGCGCCCGGCGAGCCCGCACCGCGACCCGGTGGGGTCGGTCAGCACGTCGGCGCCCAGGGAGTACGAACCGGCCTGCTTCTCCATGCCCTTGGCCATCGACGCGACCTGGAACAGGACCATGAGCGCGCAGATCACCGCGATCGGCGCCGACCCGAGGCGGACGGCCTGGACGGTGCCGATGCGGCCGCGCCGGCGGCCGAGGGTCCGTCGCACCGGGCGCGGCACCCCGGAGGTCGAGCGCAGGTGCTCCACCCCGGCGACGACGAGCGAGAGGAACGCCAGGACCAGCAGCACCGTCGTCGCCTGGATCCCGCTCACCGACACCGGCTTGTCGAACCACGGCACGCCCCAGTTCGAGACGTACCACCAGGTGTTCGGACCGCGGAACGCCAGCGCCGTCACCGCGAGCACCGCGGCCAGGAACAGCGCCTGGTTGCGCCGCGAGCGCAGGACCCCGGTGCTCGTCGCGAGCGCGGCCAGCGCCGCGACACCCGAGGCGAGGGCGGCGAACGCGCCGAAGTGGTGGGTCCACTTCGTCGGGGTGAGGGCCAGCACGGCGAACGACAGCGCGGTGCTCGCGAGCAGCCGCCGCGAGAACCCGAGTGCGGCGCCCGGGATGCGGCCCCGGCGCAGCAGCACGACCGTCGAGACGGTCACGCACAGCCACAGCAGCAGGACCGGGAAGCGGCGCTGCAGCGAGCCGTCGCGGCTGTCGCTGAACAGCAGGTCGTAGCGGGCGAGCTCCTGGTACCAGGGCAGGTTCGGGCCGATGTCCTGGCGGACCCGGGTGGCCTCGGCGACGGTGGCGAGGGTCTGGTCGCCGAACACGGCGGTGAGCACGATCAGCCCGGCCGCGAGCAGCGGCCCGAAGGTCGCCGCCCAGCCGGTGGTGCGGATCCGTTCGGTGAACAGCCGCAGCAGGGGGCGGGCCGCGGCCAGGAACGGGGCCAGCGCGATGAGGCCGGTCGGCGTCGCCGCGACGGCGAACGCCCCCGCGACGAGCGCCCCCGCGACCGGCATCAGCCGCCGGGTGGCCAGCGCGCGCTCCAGCATCACGAACGACACCAGCGCCGCGATCACGACGACCGTCTCCGGGCGCAGCCCGTTGTTGTACGGCAGCCAGAAGCAGAGGAACACCCCGGCCGCGGCCCATCCCGCGGAACGGCTGCGCCGGACCTGGGCGCCGAGGCGGGGCAGCAGTGCCCGGCTGATCAGGAACCAGGACGCGACGCCCATCGCCAGCGCCGGGACGCGCAGCCACAGCACCGACTCCGAGACCCCGCTCCACAGCGAGTACAGCTGGTAGAACCAGCCGAACGGCGCCTCGGGGACGTCGAACCAGCGGTGGTAGTTGCCGATGTAGCCGGCCGTGTCGTTGCCCCGGGAGATGTCGAGGATGTACCCGTCGTCGCTGGTCATCGACCCGATGAGGGCCCACACGACCAGGACGCCGACGACGACGGCGTCCCGCAGGTCGTCCTGCCCGCGCAGCCGCCGGGCCAGCCGGCGGCCGTGCACGACGCGGCGGGCGTCGGCGTCGTCGATCCGGCGCAGGAAGAACAGCGCGCCGAACAGCGCGACGATCGCGACGCCCCCCGCGACGAGCTTGAGCGTCGAGGCGTCGGAGTCGTAGCGGTTGTCGGTGTCGAACCGGACGCTCGTGCCGCCCATCGGGTCACGGGCCGCGTCCAGGTCGGAGTGGATCCCGGTGAGCTGCGGGCGGCCGTCACCGGCGAACTCGTACAGCGTGGTGCCGCCCAGCGTCGCCGTCGTCGCGTCGAAGTCCGAGGTGAACGTGAGGTCGCAGGGCCCGCCCGGCGGGGGGAGCGGCGCGGTGGCGATGCGCTGGCCGCGGTTGTCGAGGGTGACCACCCCGTCGGCGACGGCGACGCGCAGACCGACCGTGTCGCCGTCCGGGGCGTCGGTGGGCGTCGTGGACAGCACGGTCGCGCGGCCGGGGGACCGGTCGTCGAGGCTGCGGTTCGCGTCGCAGCCGAT is a window from the Pseudonocardia sp. HH130629-09 genome containing:
- the hepT gene encoding type VII toxin-antitoxin system HepT family RNase toxin → MVDEARVARLLRSVTDDLAVLRAEAAADRDRRADRLWLSGVKYLFVTAIEGCVDVAQHVCSSEGWGPPATNADALRLLGRHGFVDDEVAQRVARAVGFRNVLVHDYVEVDDEIVVARLGDLSDLEAFVAAVAARL
- a CDS encoding nucleotidyltransferase domain-containing protein, coding for MDEPALRAEAAAVLRSRGARFGFVHGSRAVGGRARESSDLDVAAWWAVAPPAAFDLDLPSGVDLLVLNSAPLELAGRVAMHGELLFDDDPPARVRWVATTRKIYADELPRITRAHREFLENVRSAHGG
- a CDS encoding glycosyltransferase, whose protein sequence is MTTTDQRGQVSPTTPATTSGETLLQRVVLPRPADPTAVRALYLDERPGTTLTPVEPLAEERARPLSLTVSTIGGRRTRILDRTGATVLAATEVSFGAYFNAFAAGYWRAWSTLTSIELRLDLEGSGRVDVYRTKADGSQIVVAGEVVEGRRRVTLELDLRPFEDGGWYWFDLSTDDADLTLHGGGWHAPHDAPGRAAVVVGMPTFNRPADCVATLTALGSDPQVRDVITAVILPDQGTRKVRDEAGYEQAAAALGDRLRIIDQPNLGGSGGYARIMYEVLHGTGPHAGGIDCEQILYMDDDILLEPESVLRAVAFSRFAREPMLVGGQMLSLQARSQLSTMGEVVDRNQFLWRPAPETEAHHDLAARTLRQTRWLHRRVDVDYNAWWMCLIPRRAAEQLGLPLPLFIKWDDAEYGLRARAAGFRTATVPGVAIWHMSFIEKDDSSDWQAYFHYRNRLVAAALHGPDDPRAMLKETFKRTLRHLMLMEYSAVALQIKGFTDFLAGPEALFPKLPVVLDEIRALRAQYDDGRPLESATEVPPAELDALGAQLFPKPPVGRAKAAVGLARGVLRNLRTPDPALRERPQRNVPWRNAQWFVLAGLDSATVSTPDGRGVTFRRRDPAMFKEMVAESFRLHRAVAADWDGLRARYRAAAPVLTGKDGWKQIFE
- a CDS encoding arabinosyltransferase domain-containing protein, with protein sequence MSPARRGPLLLLLGVVTCLLGLAAALAPVDAEDPVVTWPRAGQAPTSTVLPLAPYRPLEFSATVPCAAAAALGEGDVLRTMPAAQENPVTAPGFVASVSGGTLTLRTGDRVLATAPAASGCVFEVTSADGGTVLARDGAVLAERLDIATPQVSELATDLTGPAAAGLAVTLHTDARYASSPSPLKVALLVAHLLALAATLAVAVRTWTGTRRVFDAPVRPGVADLVVLVVSCAWAVLGPLNIDDSWYALMARQGADTGTIGNAIYQLDVTEAPFTTSQYLLQWWGSLVGWGLGPLRVVPVVLGLLTWVLLRYTLAALAGRAGVRPGVVAALAVAHLAWFLPYGISLRPEPAGTVAAAGVVLLVVAARRTGAVGLLAPAVVVAVVGVTTAPTALVAAMPLLLALPLVWWHLVHARWATRLATAAVAFAAASAVVPLGLADQTLADVRESVAVHRWYYFQYQWYSEFVHYANLLGPDDQGTWGRRLPVLLTVAVLALGAVRLATRRGTGGPLGRALGFALAATALGLVAVAVSPTKWVNHFGAVAAPATLLLGIALARGPLPRHAPVRLVAVGTAVLGVVAAVVYAGPNLWRPFSDWGQPFGNHSVLDAPIHQQVLAPHLGPLYLRSQLLWLLVAAAALWWAQRRGRTPRPDRAVLRVATAGGVALMLVVFGVAPVQQAPGASVASMNLAMLTGDGCGLADALTVTVPGDATPPPPSTPPRLTGVMREGPPPDRPSIPGPVWHTEDAGTGTLDAGWFAVPAGTTRLLLPLTGDLRSDQSVRIDTGAGAVTVDLPGVKLGDWRDVAVALPGPADRVRLVVDDRTVGPDTWLAVGAPLPARELPARTVLGDAPVFADQASAVLWPCQDQIAVRHGIAQAPQWRLRTGDNLEGATESTAFFPANGGTLAGIDRTATFDEMPSRLDPPAGRAMFAPAHVERVRYEHPTDGYDLTVGTQRRWGWERLPTLATRDYTGRDFLG
- a CDS encoding glycosyltransferase; the protein is MLDTARPLRGGEPAPADDTAGGARPGRLVVQRGPFTGPTHLVPEDLYAEVLRGAARRERSLIELVPATHVTTNTYWGRLHATYWQRWTAVPEVRVSLRAAGRGRVWLMASDTNKVARAVATTGVDGGGVVELTGAIDRFVDGGGLWLEFATDTGTLTVSDVEWTVAVPRPPRPTSITICTHNRVEDCLNTLQALLDDPAALARVATVRVVDQGSDPLESRDRFAPLAAAFGDRLAYQRQPNLGGAGGFTRGLYEATAGDPADDHDVLLMDDDVLLDPEIVVRLTGFAACTTAPTIVGGQMLNLLHPGHVHITAEYAVPEKLRVGMPVPGALEEGFLLGRDERLLPIVQEQRVDTEYNGWWSCLIPAPVVRAIGYPLPLFFQWDDVEFGYRARERGFATVSLPGAAVWHADFGWKDWDEWHRYFNQRNGLITAALRTGFDRRTVTTTIVELLAQYLVAMQYGLAATLLTAVDDFLRGPSVLDDGSAAAAAEIRRIRAAYPETTAVPLAQAGLDVRESVVHLAGHKPSKVVRTWVKRAVLQATGRVPFRSGMVPAGEAHWWHVSLFERAIVTDMAETGVRIRTRDRERLRELTTRGVQTVRRLWNEGPQAAREWKAAEPRLTSRETWARLYDAG
- a CDS encoding arabinosyltransferase domain-containing protein, encoding MLTAATEADPRPGSGSTDRRSRPTDRLLAAALGLLSAVLALAIPFLPVVQNTATVTWPNATTGTAPLNAPLVAYRPESLTATIGCDANRSLDDRSPGRATVLSTTPTDAPDGDTVGLRVAVADGVVTLDNRGQRIATAPLPPPGGPCDLTFTSDFDATTATLGGTTLYEFAGDGRPQLTGIHSDLDAARDPMGGTSVRFDTDNRYDSDASTLKLVAGGVAIVALFGALFFLRRIDDADARRVVHGRRLARRLRGQDDLRDAVVVGVLVVWALIGSMTSDDGYILDISRGNDTAGYIGNYHRWFDVPEAPFGWFYQLYSLWSGVSESVLWLRVPALAMGVASWFLISRALLPRLGAQVRRSRSAGWAAAGVFLCFWLPYNNGLRPETVVVIAALVSFVMLERALATRRLMPVAGALVAGAFAVAATPTGLIALAPFLAAARPLLRLFTERIRTTGWAATFGPLLAAGLIVLTAVFGDQTLATVAEATRVRQDIGPNLPWYQELARYDLLFSDSRDGSLQRRFPVLLLWLCVTVSTVVLLRRGRIPGAALGFSRRLLASTALSFAVLALTPTKWTHHFGAFAALASGVAALAALATSTGVLRSRRNQALFLAAVLAVTALAFRGPNTWWYVSNWGVPWFDKPVSVSGIQATTVLLVLAFLSLVVAGVEHLRSTSGVPRPVRRTLGRRRGRIGTVQAVRLGSAPIAVICALMVLFQVASMAKGMEKQAGSYSLGADVLTDPTGSRCGLAGRIQVETDPAANVLPTAPEPAGVADPGPLAEGFTPEGLPPTGPGSLRDNTGDGDDRPGVTGTGPLGGPVMGSWSPAPENVGDYRSAWHTLPAAARNGSAPLVLGVAGTIGGGNTVTLQFARDGAVVDEIEPGGAVSSTSDYSGGASGGQAWRDLRVDLAGRPAADADRVRVIVSDRGIGTGAWVAVAQPRVPRLTPLTTIAARGTAYLDWATSFVHPCVTRFGVHRGIADVPVFRMLADPQQRTVADEWGRSRFGGPQGWLVRTAAQRYVPTYLPGAWDFDWGQIRLVEPYDPRAVPAPVQDGERTLWGWQQVGQAGAPSPDPTPLPN